The following coding sequences lie in one Salarias fasciatus chromosome 7 unlocalized genomic scaffold, fSalaFa1.1 super_scaffold_4, whole genome shotgun sequence genomic window:
- the cabp7b gene encoding calcium-binding protein 7, which translates to MPVRAVTTRFMYKGLCTIPDVLTYRTPVNLPEDEVEEIREAFKVFDRDGNGFISKQELGMAMRSLGYMPNEVELEVIIQRLDMDGDGQVGFEEFVTLLGPKLSAAGMPDKFHGADFDSVFWKCDMQKLTVDELKRLLYDTFRDHLTMKDIENIIMTEENHLNSPESHVDIDTSPTQQEKHTCVRKSLICAFAIAFIISVMLIAANQMLRRGMK; encoded by the exons ATGCCAGTGCGTGCTGTGACCACCAGGTTCATGTACAAGGGACTTTGCACTATTCCAGATGTCCTCACCTACCGGACCCCTGTTAACCTGCCTGAGGATGAGGTGGAAG AGATCCGTGAGGCTTTCAAGGTATTTGACCGCGATGGGAATGGCTTTATCTCAAAGCAGGAGCTGGGAATGGCCATGCGCTCGCTGGGCTACATGCCTAACGAAGTGGAGCTGGAGGTTATCATCCAGAGACTTGATATGGATG GTGACGGCCAGGTTGGCTTTGAAGAGTTTGTCACGCTGCTCGGGCCCAAACTGTCTGCCGCAGGAATGCCTGATAAGTTCCACGGAGCAGACTTCGACTCTGTGTTTTGGAAG TGCGACATGCAGAAACTGACGGTGGACGAGCTGAAGAGGCTGCTTTACGACACTTTCCGCGACCACCTCACTATGAAGGACATCGAGAACATCATCATGACCGAGGAAAACCACCTCAACAGTCCGGAGTCCCACGTGGACATTGACA CGAGTCCGACACAACAGGAGAAACACACGTGTGTGCGGAAAAGCCTGATTTGTGCCTTCGCTATTGCATTTATCATCAGCGTCATGCTCATTGCAGCAAATCAAATGCTCCGCAGAGGGATGAAGTGA
- the zmat5 gene encoding zinc finger matrin-type protein 5 → MGKRYYCDYCDRSFQDNMHNRKKHLNGVQHHRAKKAWFDHFREPAAILYDEQAKKPCRKFLQRGICDFGPNCRFSHMSEEDLFHLKRLVEEERRHKEGSEDTFMPERSLEEWLSRREKKQPTLGNKRDLKTAEDSDEGQTQSDILQQLLSFPDLPPSLLPPPPGGWKVKVDSEWG, encoded by the exons ATGGGGAAGAGGTACTACTGTGATTACTGTGACCGGTCCTTCCAGGACAACATGCACAACAGGAAAAAGCATCTGAACGGTGTTCAACATCACCGGGCAAAAAAAGCCTGGTTCGATCATTTCAGAG AGCCTGCTGCTATTCTGTATGACGAGCAGGCGAAGAAGCCCTGCAGAAAGTTTCTCCAAAGAG GAATTTGCGATTTTGGGCCGAACTGCAGGTTTTCTCACATGTCTGAAGAGGATCTGTTTCACTTAAAAAGGCTGGTGGAAG aGGAGAGGCGGCACAAAGAGGGCTCTGAGGACACATTTATGCCCGAACGCAGTTTGGAGGAATGGCTGTCGAGGAGGGAAAAGAAGCAGCCGACTCTCGGTAACAAAAG AGATCTAAAAACTGCGGAAGACAGTGACGAGGGTCAAACACAAAGTGACATCCTTCAACAGCTCCTCTCCTTTCCTGACCTTCCACCCTcactcctgcctcctcctcctggcggATGGAAAGTCAAAGTGGACTCTGAGTGGGGTTAA
- the uqcr10 gene encoding cytochrome b-c1 complex subunit 9 — MALAKSVYNLLFRRTSTFAVTIMVGAMFFERIFDQAGDAVFEQMNRGKLWKHIKHNYENKEEE, encoded by the exons ATGGCGCTGGCAAAGTCCGTCTACAACCTCCTCTTCAGGAGAACGTCCACCTTCGCCGTGACCATCATGGTCGGCGCAATGTTCTTCGAGAGGATATTCGACCAAGCCGGCGACGCGGTTTTTGAGCAGATGAACCGCGGG AAACTATGGAAACACATCAAGCATAACTACGAGAACAAAGAGGAGGAATAG
- the gal3st1b gene encoding galactosylceramide sulfotransferase isoform X2, producing MAKASKESLKIPSQSVKPQADECAPKINIMFMKTHKTASSTILNILFRFGEKHELKFAFPDGRNDFFYPSPFLCSQVKDYTPGECFNVVCNHMRFDHQEVVKLLPPDAVYITILRDPVDLFESSFHYYHRAVPLTWRIIGEDKLSGFLNNPRAFYSPEAYNSFYLRNLLFFDFGFDNNLEADDPRVMTDIQNLSERFHLVLIAEYFEESLILLKDLLCWTMEDILYFKLNVRRSSSVSRLAPEMRAKALQWNGADWKLYQHFNATFWNRVEAYGTERMKRDVTKLLTRNAEMKSICIEGGGAVEAQKIQDRHFLPWQPVGEPSIMGYNLKKDIDPKFRKICEKMLTPELQYLSDLGVNLWVTRLWGWLKDTFY from the coding sequence ATGGCTAAAGCGTCGAAGGAAAGTCTGAAAATTCCCTCGCAAAGCGTGAAGCCCCAGGCAGACGAGTGCGCCCCCAAAATCAACATCATGTTCATGAAGACCCACAAAACCGCCAGTAGCACCATCCTCAACATCCTCTTCAGGTTTGGAGAAAAGCACGAGCTGAAGTTTGCCTTCCCCGACGGACGCAACGACTTCTTCTACCCCTCGCCGTTCCTGTGCTCCCAGGTGAAGGACTACACGCCTGGAGAATGCTTCAATGTCGTGTGTAACCACATGCGCTTCGACCACCAGGAAGTGGTCAAGCTGCTGCCTCCGGATGCCGTGTACATCACCATCCTCAGGGACCCGGTGGACCTCTTTGAATCGTCCTTCCACTATTACCACAGAGCAGTTCCTCTGACCTGGAGGATCATCGGCGAGGACAAACTGTCTGGGTTTCTCAATAATCCCCGGGCCTTCTACAGTCCAGAGGCCTACAACTCGTTCTATCTTAGAAATCTGCTATTTTTCGACTTCGGTTTTGATAACAATCTGGAAGCAGATGACCCTCGTGTAATGACAGATATTCAAAACTTATCTGAACGTTTTCATTTGGTCCTCATAGCAGAGTATTTTGAGGAGTCACTGATCCTACTGAAGGATCTTCTCTGTTGGACCATGGAggacattttgtattttaagCTCAACGTTCGCAGAAGTTCATCCGTGTCTCGGCTGGCTCCAGAGATGAGAGCCAAAGCTTTGCAGTGGAATGGAGCTGACTGGAAACTCTACCAGCACTTCAATGCCACCTTCTGGAACAGAGTAGAGGCTTACGGGACTGAGAGAATGAAACGAGACGTGACGAAGCTCCTGACAAGAAATGCAGAGATGAAATCCATTTGCATCGAAGGTGGAGGTGCAGTTGAAGCGCAGAAGATTCAGGACAGACATTTCTTGCCCTGGCAGCCAGTTGGAGAACCTTCTATAATGGGATACAACCTGAAAAAAGACATTGATCCCAAATTTAggaaaatatgtgaaaaaatgCTCACACCTGAATTACAATACTTATCTGACTTAGGAGTGAATCTGTGGGTTACCAGGCTGTGGGGCTGGCTGAAGGACACTTTTTACTGA
- the gal3st1b gene encoding galactosylceramide sulfotransferase isoform X1 has translation MPGLKRKACTAVIRGLLPWFLLTGIMLLLYCLTNPSQVKVRNLQEDTCPLVMAKASKESLKIPSQSVKPQADECAPKINIMFMKTHKTASSTILNILFRFGEKHELKFAFPDGRNDFFYPSPFLCSQVKDYTPGECFNVVCNHMRFDHQEVVKLLPPDAVYITILRDPVDLFESSFHYYHRAVPLTWRIIGEDKLSGFLNNPRAFYSPEAYNSFYLRNLLFFDFGFDNNLEADDPRVMTDIQNLSERFHLVLIAEYFEESLILLKDLLCWTMEDILYFKLNVRRSSSVSRLAPEMRAKALQWNGADWKLYQHFNATFWNRVEAYGTERMKRDVTKLLTRNAEMKSICIEGGGAVEAQKIQDRHFLPWQPVGEPSIMGYNLKKDIDPKFRKICEKMLTPELQYLSDLGVNLWVTRLWGWLKDTFY, from the exons ATGCCTGGCCTCAAAAGAAAAGCGTGCACTGCTGTAATACGAGGACTACTTCCCTGGTTTTTACTGACCGGCatcatgctgctgctgtactgTCTGACAAACCCAAGTCAAGTGAAGGTCAG GAACCTCCAAGAAGACACATGTCCGCTCGTCATGGCTAAAGCGTCGAAGGAAAGTCTGAAAATTCCCTCGCAAAGCGTGAAGCCCCAGGCAGACGAGTGCGCCCCCAAAATCAACATCATGTTCATGAAGACCCACAAAACCGCCAGTAGCACCATCCTCAACATCCTCTTCAGGTTTGGAGAAAAGCACGAGCTGAAGTTTGCCTTCCCCGACGGACGCAACGACTTCTTCTACCCCTCGCCGTTCCTGTGCTCCCAGGTGAAGGACTACACGCCTGGAGAATGCTTCAATGTCGTGTGTAACCACATGCGCTTCGACCACCAGGAAGTGGTCAAGCTGCTGCCTCCGGATGCCGTGTACATCACCATCCTCAGGGACCCGGTGGACCTCTTTGAATCGTCCTTCCACTATTACCACAGAGCAGTTCCTCTGACCTGGAGGATCATCGGCGAGGACAAACTGTCTGGGTTTCTCAATAATCCCCGGGCCTTCTACAGTCCAGAGGCCTACAACTCGTTCTATCTTAGAAATCTGCTATTTTTCGACTTCGGTTTTGATAACAATCTGGAAGCAGATGACCCTCGTGTAATGACAGATATTCAAAACTTATCTGAACGTTTTCATTTGGTCCTCATAGCAGAGTATTTTGAGGAGTCACTGATCCTACTGAAGGATCTTCTCTGTTGGACCATGGAggacattttgtattttaagCTCAACGTTCGCAGAAGTTCATCCGTGTCTCGGCTGGCTCCAGAGATGAGAGCCAAAGCTTTGCAGTGGAATGGAGCTGACTGGAAACTCTACCAGCACTTCAATGCCACCTTCTGGAACAGAGTAGAGGCTTACGGGACTGAGAGAATGAAACGAGACGTGACGAAGCTCCTGACAAGAAATGCAGAGATGAAATCCATTTGCATCGAAGGTGGAGGTGCAGTTGAAGCGCAGAAGATTCAGGACAGACATTTCTTGCCCTGGCAGCCAGTTGGAGAACCTTCTATAATGGGATACAACCTGAAAAAAGACATTGATCCCAAATTTAggaaaatatgtgaaaaaatgCTCACACCTGAATTACAATACTTATCTGACTTAGGAGTGAATCTGTGGGTTACCAGGCTGTGGGGCTGGCTGAAGGACACTTTTTACTGA